Proteins from one Puniceicoccaceae bacterium genomic window:
- a CDS encoding LysM peptidoglycan-binding domain-containing protein: MNRSSRFQFSHLSLSSVVLLTVCLMAGFTSHAQAQSTSVRGQIAELSQRFNELEQNYNLLQLQISNLTAENNRLKQELAALKASSSSSEVEEVLNAKIEAHRKSTENYVKTQFERIMSILPGERSSPSTTTEGTTSTAQAQVTQPATTTQRAQITFSNDFPKNGEIYVVKSGDTLSKIAAQFGSTVRHIQNANKIEDPNTVRVGQKLFVPVER, from the coding sequence CATCCCGTTTCCAATTTTCACACCTGTCCCTGTCATCGGTTGTACTGCTGACAGTTTGCCTCATGGCCGGATTCACAAGCCACGCGCAAGCGCAGTCCACCTCCGTGCGCGGGCAAATCGCAGAACTGTCCCAACGCTTCAATGAACTGGAACAGAACTACAATTTGCTGCAACTGCAGATATCAAACCTCACTGCCGAGAACAACCGCCTCAAACAAGAACTTGCGGCACTCAAGGCATCATCCAGCTCCAGCGAGGTCGAAGAAGTCCTGAACGCCAAAATCGAAGCCCACCGCAAGAGCACGGAAAACTACGTAAAAACACAGTTCGAGCGCATCATGTCGATCCTGCCCGGCGAACGCAGTTCCCCCTCCACGACCACCGAAGGCACAACATCCACCGCCCAGGCACAGGTGACACAGCCTGCCACCACCACTCAGCGGGCACAGATCACCTTCTCCAATGATTTTCCGAAAAATGGCGAAATCTATGTCGTCAAGAGCGGGGATACTCTCAGCAAAATCGCTGCGCAATTTGGTTCCACCGTTCGCCACATCCAGAACGCAAACAAGATCGAGGATCCCAATACCGTGCGTGTGGGGCAAAAACTCTTCGTACCTGTCGAACGCTAG
- a CDS encoding ParB/RepB/Spo0J family partition protein, with protein MASPKKRLGRGLGGLISQGASDSKPISTVETTSRLQSLRIHADAAESAEMGILGGFTEIPTGLVTENPYQPRKEIDEEALEGLAESIREQGLLQPIVVRKVADGFELIAGERRLRAFRKLAIEKIPARIIEASDASSASLALIENLQREGLNPIEEALGYASLIRDFDLTQEKAAERLGKSRVAVTNALRLLRLSPDVQGYVSKNILSTGHAKVILGLDNSEEQQ; from the coding sequence ATGGCAAGCCCTAAAAAACGCCTCGGACGCGGACTGGGAGGACTCATCTCCCAGGGTGCATCCGATTCGAAACCCATCAGCACCGTCGAAACAACTTCACGCCTGCAAAGCCTTCGCATACATGCAGATGCTGCGGAATCTGCTGAAATGGGCATCCTCGGAGGTTTTACCGAAATCCCCACCGGACTCGTCACCGAAAACCCGTACCAGCCCCGCAAGGAAATCGACGAGGAAGCCCTCGAAGGCCTTGCGGAAAGCATTCGGGAACAGGGGTTGCTGCAACCCATCGTCGTGCGAAAGGTGGCGGACGGGTTTGAGCTGATTGCCGGGGAGCGTCGCCTTCGCGCCTTCCGCAAGTTGGCCATCGAAAAAATTCCAGCGCGCATCATTGAGGCCAGCGATGCCTCCTCCGCCTCGCTTGCCCTGATTGAAAACCTGCAGCGCGAGGGACTGAACCCCATCGAAGAAGCACTCGGGTATGCCAGTCTGATTCGGGATTTTGACCTCACTCAGGAAAAGGCAGCCGAACGGCTTGGCAAGAGTCGGGTAGCCGTCACCAATGCACTGCGCCTGCTGCGCCTGAGTCCCGATGTGCAGGGCTACGTGTCCAAAAACATCCTCTCCACCGGGCATGCCAAGGTTATCCTCGGACTCGATAACAGCGAGGAACAGCAGAG